In Paludisphaera rhizosphaerae, one DNA window encodes the following:
- a CDS encoding class I SAM-dependent methyltransferase, whose product MDHDRQNQLIVEQFTAQAEPFAAYAPHSDEDAMRLVREAAGIGPEDVVLDVACGPGLVACDFARYAKRVTGVDITPGMIDQARKLQASRGLANVDWRVSDVSRLPFEDAAFTVVFSRYAFHHLLEPSDVLREMARVCRPGGRVVVVDVYSQDPKQGAAYDAVEKLRDPSHTKALSLDDFAALYESAGLAMEAPKFYGLDVKLDDLLQASDPEPGADDEVRRIFRADLGVDRLGVNARVIDGEIWFTFPIVVMVGRRP is encoded by the coding sequence ATGGATCACGACCGCCAGAATCAGTTGATCGTGGAGCAGTTCACCGCCCAGGCCGAGCCGTTCGCGGCCTACGCGCCCCACTCCGACGAGGACGCCATGCGACTCGTCCGCGAGGCCGCCGGGATTGGCCCGGAGGACGTGGTCCTCGATGTCGCCTGCGGCCCCGGGCTCGTCGCCTGCGATTTCGCCAGGTACGCGAAGCGCGTCACGGGCGTCGACATCACCCCCGGCATGATCGACCAGGCCCGCAAGCTCCAGGCTTCGAGGGGGCTGGCGAACGTCGACTGGAGGGTCTCGGACGTCTCCAGGCTCCCTTTCGAGGACGCCGCGTTCACGGTCGTCTTCTCGCGATACGCCTTCCACCACCTGTTGGAGCCCTCGGACGTACTGCGAGAGATGGCTCGGGTCTGTCGCCCTGGCGGTCGAGTCGTCGTCGTCGACGTCTATTCGCAGGACCCCAAGCAGGGGGCCGCCTACGACGCCGTCGAGAAGCTGCGCGACCCTTCGCACACGAAGGCGCTGAGCCTCGACGACTTCGCCGCCCTTTACGAATCGGCTGGATTAGCGATGGAGGCCCCGAAGTTCTACGGCCTCGACGTCAAGCTCGACGACCTGCTGCAAGCCTCCGACCCCGAGCCGGGCGCTGACGACGAGGTCCGCCGCATCTTCCGCGCGGACCTGGGCGTCGACCGCCTCGGCGTGAACGCCCGTGT
- the ybaK gene encoding Cys-tRNA(Pro) deacylase: MAIAKTNAVRLLDRLGIPYELRDYEVDPDDLVAESVARKVGLPPEQVFKTLVVRGDKHGVCLAVVPADCELDLKAIAKATGDKKVDTVPLKEVEPLTGYIRGGVTAMACKKAYPVYLEETAELFDVISVSAGIRGVQVFLAPAGYIRAVDARVASIAKARSE, from the coding sequence GTGGCGATCGCGAAGACTAACGCCGTGCGCCTGTTGGACCGGCTGGGAATTCCCTACGAGCTACGGGACTACGAGGTCGACCCCGACGATCTCGTGGCTGAGTCGGTCGCCCGAAAGGTCGGCCTGCCTCCGGAGCAGGTCTTCAAGACGCTGGTCGTCCGGGGCGACAAGCACGGCGTCTGCCTGGCGGTCGTCCCGGCGGACTGCGAGTTGGACCTGAAGGCGATCGCCAAGGCGACAGGCGACAAGAAGGTCGATACGGTGCCGCTCAAGGAGGTTGAGCCGCTCACCGGCTACATCCGGGGCGGCGTCACGGCGATGGCCTGCAAGAAGGCGTATCCCGTCTACCTTGAGGAAACGGCCGAGTTGTTCGATGTGATCTCCGTCTCGGCGGGCATTCGGGGCGTTCAGGTGTTTCTCGCTCCGGCAGGCTACATCCGGGCCGTCGATGCTCGGGTCGCGTCGATCGCGAAGGCGCGGTCGGAGTGA
- a CDS encoding CvpA family protein gives MGVDLALGAVVLIAAIRGWLRGFVSQAVRIAGFIACFYLADPVRDQARPYVLSRLPKVDPALMDRILWWGSAAASYIVLVGVTTLLIKLARRPDASGKTEARRDNQFAGFLLGSAKGVLAAAFLAAGVQKYAADLDTRFEWVGKMTTDSKALEWNRKYEPAPKIWESPAVRRFVEHIRHNGLGEAPAEVAPTEINDGEVAEARAAQFPRPTPRLELPEVDSAEVKPFTSLDFDPEVLADLERFKAEREARRSRRGP, from the coding sequence ATGGGGGTGGACCTGGCCTTGGGGGCGGTGGTCCTGATCGCCGCGATCCGCGGTTGGCTGCGTGGTTTCGTCAGCCAGGCCGTTCGGATCGCGGGTTTTATAGCCTGCTTCTACCTGGCCGACCCTGTGCGCGACCAGGCCCGCCCATACGTGCTGTCTCGACTGCCGAAGGTCGATCCCGCCCTGATGGATAGAATCCTCTGGTGGGGATCGGCAGCCGCGTCGTACATCGTGCTGGTGGGCGTAACAACCCTGCTCATCAAGCTGGCTCGACGTCCGGACGCCTCGGGAAAGACGGAGGCCCGTCGCGACAACCAATTCGCCGGCTTCTTGCTGGGAAGTGCCAAGGGTGTGCTGGCGGCGGCCTTCCTGGCGGCCGGGGTTCAAAAGTACGCCGCGGACCTTGACACGCGATTCGAGTGGGTCGGCAAGATGACCACCGACTCAAAAGCGCTCGAGTGGAACCGCAAGTACGAACCAGCGCCCAAGATCTGGGAGTCGCCGGCCGTTCGACGGTTTGTCGAGCACATCCGCCATAATGGTCTTGGCGAGGCTCCCGCCGAGGTCGCCCCCACCGAGATCAACGACGGCGAGGTCGCCGAGGCCCGCGCCGCGCAGTTTCCCAGGCCGACGCCTCGGCTCGAACTCCCCGAGGTCGATTCAGCCGAGGTGAAGCCGTTCACTTCCCTCGATTTCGACCCCGAAGTTCTGGCCGACCTGGAACGCTTCAAGGCCGAACGCGAAGCCCGGCGGTCGCGCCGAGGTCCTTGA
- a CDS encoding sugar phosphate isomerase/epimerase family protein, protein MARILSCFTNCYGPDGVRTAARMIREAGINHLELALRGHNLGGLVIPESAVVTEKADDATAQAFVDLLAEHQVKISGCNVGGADIRTEEGVAITERRIRFAARWFNVPICVTGAGQPADAEQRQTVVKALRHLGDAASEVGITLALETHKGPTENAAAMLALMEEVRHPHVLLNFDTGNIAYYNAGVDPCDELEKVKELVRNVHVKDNRGGFEDWYFPAVGDGGAVDFSRVGSILDGVGYKGAYTIEIEGIGGEPEPGLEERQRRISRSVAYLKGLGY, encoded by the coding sequence ATGGCCCGTATTCTGAGCTGCTTTACCAACTGCTACGGCCCCGACGGCGTCCGCACCGCGGCGCGAATGATTCGCGAGGCGGGGATCAACCACCTGGAACTGGCCCTGCGCGGGCACAACCTCGGCGGGCTGGTGATCCCCGAATCGGCCGTGGTTACCGAGAAGGCCGACGACGCCACCGCCCAGGCGTTCGTCGACCTGCTGGCCGAGCATCAGGTGAAGATCAGCGGCTGCAACGTCGGCGGGGCGGACATCCGCACCGAGGAAGGCGTGGCGATCACCGAACGCCGGATCCGATTCGCCGCCCGCTGGTTCAACGTCCCGATCTGCGTCACGGGCGCCGGCCAACCCGCGGACGCCGAGCAACGGCAAACCGTCGTGAAGGCCCTCCGTCACCTGGGGGACGCCGCGTCTGAGGTCGGGATCACCCTGGCCCTGGAAACCCATAAGGGGCCGACCGAGAACGCCGCGGCGATGCTCGCGCTGATGGAGGAAGTCCGGCACCCCCATGTCCTGCTCAACTTCGACACCGGGAACATCGCCTACTATAACGCGGGCGTCGACCCCTGCGATGAGCTGGAGAAGGTCAAGGAACTGGTCCGGAACGTCCATGTGAAGGACAACCGAGGCGGTTTCGAAGACTGGTACTTCCCGGCGGTCGGCGACGGCGGCGCGGTCGATTTCTCGCGCGTCGGCTCGATTCTGGACGGCGTCGGCTACAAGGGCGCCTATACGATCGAGATCGAGGGGATCGGCGGCGAGCCGGAGCCTGGCCTGGAGGAACGTCAGCGTCGGATCTCCCGCAGCGTCGCCTACTTGAAGGGGCTCGGCTACTAA
- a CDS encoding ribonuclease D, which yields MPDPRQESLVATAAGLLELIEHVRGEGRFGFDTEFVSEDTFEPVLCLIQVATSQRLAVVDPLAVGDLTPFWEVVLDPAIEVVMHAAGEDMRICLMRTGELPERVFDVQLAAGLVGYSYPLSHTNLVGQLLRVTISGSETRTDWRRRPLSQAQVRYALDDVRYLLELRDRLGAELERLGRSSWAEDEFQDYLDAIEQRADEDRWRRLPGLQHLNRRALEAARQLSHWRENEARRQNRPMRQVMRDDLVVAIAKRMPGNRRDLEALRDFNRPGLINRADDILAAIAAARAVPDEQLPEPAPRHDDAPGASTVANLLAAALAQCCLENRVAGSLVATNSDLKRLIRWRLDGCPEGGRPELARGWRGELCGRLLLDVLDGRTALRVVDPESEFPVALEPIQAEEKP from the coding sequence CAAGAGAGCCTCGTCGCGACGGCGGCCGGGCTGCTCGAACTGATTGAGCACGTCCGTGGCGAAGGCCGATTCGGCTTCGACACCGAGTTCGTGTCGGAAGACACCTTCGAGCCGGTTCTCTGCCTGATCCAGGTGGCGACGTCGCAGCGGCTCGCCGTCGTCGATCCCCTGGCCGTGGGCGATCTTACGCCCTTCTGGGAAGTCGTCCTCGACCCGGCGATCGAGGTCGTGATGCACGCCGCCGGCGAGGACATGCGGATCTGCCTGATGCGGACCGGCGAACTCCCCGAGCGGGTTTTCGACGTCCAGCTCGCCGCCGGCCTGGTCGGCTACAGCTACCCTCTTTCACACACGAACCTGGTCGGCCAGTTGCTTCGCGTAACCATCTCCGGGAGCGAGACCCGCACCGACTGGAGGCGCCGCCCTCTCAGCCAGGCCCAGGTGCGATACGCGCTGGACGACGTCCGTTACCTGCTCGAGCTTCGAGACCGTTTAGGGGCCGAGCTTGAGCGACTGGGCCGGTCCTCGTGGGCGGAGGACGAGTTCCAGGACTATCTGGACGCGATCGAGCAGCGTGCGGATGAGGACCGTTGGCGTCGACTTCCCGGGCTGCAGCATCTCAACCGTCGAGCCCTCGAAGCCGCACGTCAGCTCTCGCACTGGCGCGAGAACGAAGCCCGACGGCAAAATCGCCCGATGCGCCAGGTGATGCGCGACGACCTTGTCGTGGCCATCGCCAAGCGGATGCCTGGGAACCGTCGCGACCTTGAAGCCCTTCGCGATTTCAACCGGCCTGGGCTCATCAATCGAGCCGACGATATCCTGGCTGCCATCGCGGCCGCCCGCGCCGTACCGGACGAACAGCTGCCCGAGCCGGCTCCCCGCCACGACGACGCGCCGGGGGCTTCGACGGTCGCCAACCTATTGGCAGCGGCGCTGGCCCAATGCTGCCTGGAGAATCGGGTAGCCGGATCGCTCGTCGCCACCAACTCCGACCTCAAACGACTCATCCGCTGGCGGCTCGACGGCTGCCCGGAAGGGGGCCGTCCTGAACTGGCCCGCGGCTGGCGCGGGGAGTTGTGCGGCCGCCTGTTGCTGGACGTCCTGGACGGCCGAACGGCCCTCCGGGTCGTCGATCCCGAAAGCGAGTTCCCCGTGGCCCTGGAACCGATCCAGGCCGAGGAGAAGCCTTGA